The following proteins come from a genomic window of Solwaraspora sp. WMMA2065:
- a CDS encoding LamG-like jellyroll fold domain-containing protein, with the protein MGTGRSTQQWTRAEQARLRAVWQRSVAGVATALVVLVGLTASAPPGAVQPGGEFPIGWLTSWLTDRPSWLLGLSGSPVELPTARVGDGAGPGGYVSSAATRASGGAGSAQELVDGLPGWATQPAVDRTVTPDTGSQFEPETSRRDARASRSNMDVYVNADGSKTAEISTGRVNYQAADGSWRPIDSTLTRRGDRWTVTDNSLGISLADTAEASPEPLVELTLPAGGSLGWSLAGAAAVTPTVTGATAIYPKVLPGTDLELVARPDGVKETLILASPRAASEWVFPLVLAGLTVRAGDGGSIELVDDAGEVAGSIPAPFMLDSSVDAKTGLPAQSPAVSMELVEVDGGPAIRLVADRAWLTDPARVFPVRVDPTVLADSEVDTDGDVFVDSDPDTDETVQDGNYLAIGVDEDGVKARTFLEFDISSELINATPTIRNARLELYLTYRPVCEQLPVGSHLVEKEWTVDELATASYPGPGVDTRYAPSLVESAWAQAVCTNSSVNPSVGRWGTYGLGRSLIGGWALGAPNFGLALDAVAATSPVTWALFTSSDYGSGQYAPKLVLELSGNLAPLVEARSPGPGTVISTLTPELLMSGRDLDGVFGMVYHIYVHDSDGDVIFSGTAAQPPGMKSASLTIPPGVLEWNQTYSWSVQPEDIIGAIVNGVLGARYPKYAFYTRAPQPALGSRLVQNPGVGYHPEIGNYTTSATDAQVAGLGPALEITRSYNSLDTRRSGAFGQGWSSLLDTQVVERRNWTGLLRTATVTYPDGSAAGFGPNTDGSFAPPSGRHEVLTAVKSGTTVTGYRLTVKHGTTYVFGRAAGGGVFKLTSVSDANGNTLTLTYNGSGLVSKLTSASGRSLTLTWGATASPSVGSHVTKVTTDPPTAGGGGYVWEYTYGSHDRLTKVCPPTASCTTYTWGNSVNQGANAVLNHAPSSYWRLNEPAGERWATSSVLDNGGTDLGFHQNTSAGVVPGVWSGSTSASTDFNGSSSRVRLPRRLVTDGAYQSISLWFRTTDTDQVLYSYQKDPITAGSTEDGFTPVMYVGASGKLRAKFWDGEFDTMVTAQRVDDGQWHHAVLAGAGDSQALYLDGARQDTADGIIDMFQYGGAANEYVGAGFLGGKWPDQSLHNPVVHLGFANFFDGQVADVAYFDHSLTGADVTELYTAATSQSWQLSKVTSAEGRTLASLSMDSVTGKLASVTDSNGGTWGLGTPRVAGTSAVYAAAVLSSEPTDYWRLRDAAGAQPVNETRQPSDSFESVRLGAAGPFADGTAAEFDGESSSVYVPGGRVMPAGPRSQELWFRTTATSGVLVGAPLPTLGGIPSPALWIDADGRLRGLTPSEDPNGPLTGIAGKCAEWDKADNSVRLRTCNGEWEQSWLFDRESQQLRQGTKCLGLTGQATGNGTLVQVQDCSSSSRQQWAPDRDAWRNVGAGRCLEVPGSLTTDGTQLAIRNCNDQANQSWAFALVSAVPVNDGKWHHAVLTASKESTGTAQSLYLDGVHVQTTTSAEPFDGAPPLSRASLGAGYVDNGWSGFPEEIWVALYAGSLAEVALYDRALSADEVALHYESVGRTVPLVVTAAGDEVAESSLSETAAGGLPVEVLPPGAVRVDEAAEHVQTTTVSNPVKIVSVTGPGGNEVSYSYDLVSGRRVSQTDALGQTTLYGYDTGGFTSLVYDPNGNVTRSVQDERGNTIQEVTCQDQAADKCSSSYYRYFWNSDNVADPRNDRLIELRGPGSDSAQDNEYLSRYSYDHKGNLTELRDPVGRQMRITYGVSGRSAGMPLRVLDFSAGSQEITYTTAGDVAGVLDAANAETTFTYDGLGRTLTETVVTSSFPQGRTTSFTYDSVGRVVTRTGPAVTDRVSGAVHRAVTRFSYSVDGFLVEERVSDASGGDVARVSTWSYDWHGRRSASVDAEGAVTGYGYDVYGHLVEQTDPDGVVNAYEVDVNGNVLSRTVKGFTGDPNDPTDPVDLVVESNVYDPAGRLASATDAMGFVTRYTYTDDGRTASVTRSDGDSSFLLEGNGYDAAGNLVEQVTDNGATVTAFEYDAAGRQVRSVLDPGGLERVSEVALSPADRVLSRVDRDAAGEALSVVDYAYDVLGRPVSQTRYLSADRMVTPVARWRLDEAGGTTAADSAGNSPGTATDVVWASDAERGRVASFNGSSSRIVTDAPVVDTTRPYTVAAWVKVDDVAADALVLEIPGSARLGRTAFLAALQLSFDSATDGWRMTMTEQVGPGAYVTRDQTFGQGTVQAGEWQHVAIGLNPLSGSTTVYLDGVYIGHFLALSNQARGGLRIGGGLKGAVSDLQIYQGVPGDDGWAAGVMAGAVPVADAGVSRTSYVVDEAGLATSVVDPLGQATFVEYDEADRPVVTTGPAVQVESGELDGPVVSARPVERVGYNTFGEVVAESDPNGAVTTFGVDRVGRPVEVRLPSYTPPGSLTPVTPVRTASYDSLGQVVSQTDPLGRVTEFDYDQLGRVVTRVAPDGGTSTARYDLVGNVLAVTDPTGAVAGSGYDFLGRVTSVSEAVRQTGQVHTTTVGYDAAGRLSSVRSPAGVTVGYGYNAAGEVTGVVDGAGQTRGVVHDGLGRAVKEVNPDGTYTTTGYDMLSRPVSAAAFRASGGAALATSSWTYDAAGNTVSATDARGTVTRFGYDAAGLLRTQSEPVDAATTIESSFGYDLAGNPTRFTDGRGQAFRSTYNVWGLPQSRIEPVTAAYPDAADRTFTTVYDVAGQPVSQRAPGGVARTLVYDDAGRLVRQSGSGAEAATTDRTYGYDAAGRLVEFSAPGGSNQVVYDDRGLPLSVTGPSGDAAFTYTADGLMASRDDAAGLTEYGYDGAGRLASVDNTDMGTAIGYTYDVMSAVSSMTFGTSGNRRVFAYDDLHRLTSDRLVSSGGSTIASISYGWDVNGNETSRTVTRGSSTTVNTYSYDLADRLTSWDDGNTTVGYRYDRAGNRTGVGDVDYVYDARNRLVSDSTGVGYQYTARGTRSAAGGAATVSDAFDQVVEHVPAGGNARVFDYDGLGRALRDGWEYTGLGNHLARDSSNALFTRDPGGGVVGARHNTTRRLVWTDLHGDVVAQLNPAGASVTGSRTYSPLGEVTADSGMLGDLGYQSEWTDIRSGQVNMHARWYDPVTAQFGARDNLTVSPVPDSVRANRYQYGDGSPLTVVDPTGHVGERLTKGWDDFTDWAGDRWEDVTDWVGDRYEDATKLVNDIKQNVQQTYQDAARAFEAGLDQIGQWARTAHDWIVEHKAAIVGAIVGMVVEAGCLVAIGWTGVGAVACGMVGGMTDALVAGLIDGKRGLELLQDVAIGGLAGGLGGALPMMGPAAGKALGKLGSTGAKKVAGTSLGKAAARVGAKAVAGARSFSRAVTRKADDASRAVSRGSSRSTREAAEHTDDAARAGGSRVDDAAGTGGSRVDDAADGTADGAAGCMLHSFAPDTRVRMADGSTKPIGEVELGDEVLATDPATGRSSARPVRVLHGHVDRELTDVTVIDTTTGESAVVETTARHPFWNVDTNRWTDAADLRPGDRLRSPDGETSQRVAAVRVWTGLKWMRDLTVGGVHTYYVLAGEAPVLVHNCSRKTTLLGRFADIKRYMLDRPSGAFDADFLNIRGTLNNGKGGVGGWNWTRNKRFINDAFANGNEVRIVTNPNVPNYAGGNVFQRELKYLRDKGYGWAPVGDHWLVTKVRP; encoded by the coding sequence GTGAAGGAGACGCTGATCCTGGCGTCACCGCGCGCGGCGTCGGAATGGGTGTTCCCGCTCGTCCTTGCCGGGTTGACGGTCCGGGCCGGCGACGGCGGATCGATCGAGCTGGTCGACGACGCGGGCGAGGTGGCCGGGTCGATTCCGGCGCCGTTCATGCTGGACTCGTCGGTCGACGCGAAAACAGGCCTGCCGGCCCAGTCGCCGGCGGTGTCGATGGAGCTGGTGGAGGTCGACGGCGGGCCGGCGATCAGGCTGGTCGCGGACCGGGCCTGGCTGACCGACCCGGCCCGGGTGTTCCCGGTGCGGGTCGACCCGACCGTGCTGGCCGACTCCGAGGTCGACACCGACGGCGACGTGTTCGTCGACAGCGACCCGGACACCGACGAGACCGTGCAGGACGGCAACTACCTGGCGATCGGGGTGGACGAGGACGGAGTCAAGGCCCGCACCTTCCTCGAATTCGACATCTCGTCGGAGTTGATCAACGCGACGCCGACGATCCGTAACGCACGGCTCGAGCTGTACCTGACCTACCGGCCGGTCTGTGAACAGCTGCCGGTGGGCAGCCACCTGGTCGAGAAGGAGTGGACGGTCGACGAGTTGGCGACCGCCTCCTATCCCGGGCCGGGCGTCGACACGAGGTACGCGCCCAGCCTGGTCGAGTCGGCCTGGGCGCAGGCGGTGTGCACCAACTCGTCGGTGAATCCGTCCGTCGGCCGGTGGGGGACGTACGGGCTGGGGAGGTCGCTGATCGGCGGGTGGGCGCTCGGTGCCCCGAACTTCGGGCTCGCGCTGGACGCCGTGGCGGCGACGAGTCCGGTCACCTGGGCGCTGTTCACCTCGTCCGACTACGGCTCCGGACAGTACGCGCCCAAGCTGGTGCTGGAGCTGAGCGGCAACCTGGCACCGCTGGTCGAGGCACGCTCCCCGGGACCCGGGACGGTGATCTCGACGCTGACGCCGGAGCTGCTGATGTCGGGTCGCGACCTGGACGGCGTTTTCGGCATGGTCTACCACATCTACGTCCATGACAGTGACGGTGACGTCATCTTCTCCGGGACCGCAGCGCAACCACCGGGGATGAAATCTGCCTCGCTCACCATTCCGCCCGGCGTGTTGGAATGGAACCAGACGTATTCGTGGTCGGTGCAGCCCGAGGACATTATTGGGGCAATTGTCAACGGTGTCCTCGGCGCGCGGTACCCGAAGTACGCGTTCTACACGCGGGCGCCGCAGCCGGCGTTGGGGTCGCGGTTGGTGCAGAACCCGGGGGTGGGCTACCACCCGGAGATCGGCAACTACACCACGTCGGCGACGGACGCGCAGGTCGCCGGGCTGGGGCCGGCATTGGAGATCACCCGGTCGTACAACAGCCTGGACACCCGTCGGTCGGGGGCGTTCGGGCAGGGCTGGTCGAGCCTGCTCGACACCCAGGTGGTGGAACGCCGGAACTGGACCGGCCTGTTGCGCACCGCGACGGTCACCTATCCGGACGGGTCGGCAGCAGGGTTCGGGCCGAACACGGACGGGTCGTTCGCGCCACCGTCGGGGCGGCATGAGGTGTTGACCGCGGTGAAGTCCGGGACCACGGTGACCGGGTACCGGTTGACCGTCAAACACGGGACGACGTACGTGTTCGGCCGGGCCGCCGGTGGCGGGGTCTTCAAGCTCACCTCGGTGAGCGACGCGAACGGGAACACCCTGACGTTGACCTACAACGGCAGTGGGCTGGTGTCGAAGCTGACCAGCGCGTCGGGGCGGTCGCTGACGTTGACCTGGGGGGCGACGGCGAGTCCGTCGGTCGGGTCGCATGTGACGAAGGTGACGACGGACCCGCCGACCGCCGGTGGCGGTGGGTACGTGTGGGAGTACACGTACGGCAGTCATGACCGGTTGACGAAGGTGTGTCCGCCGACGGCGTCGTGTACCACGTACACCTGGGGTAACAGCGTCAACCAGGGGGCGAACGCGGTGCTGAACCACGCGCCGTCGTCGTACTGGCGGTTGAACGAACCCGCCGGCGAGAGGTGGGCGACCAGCAGCGTGCTGGACAACGGCGGCACCGACCTGGGGTTCCACCAGAACACGTCGGCGGGCGTGGTGCCGGGGGTGTGGTCGGGATCGACCTCCGCGTCGACCGACTTCAACGGTTCGTCGTCGCGGGTGCGGTTGCCCCGTCGGCTGGTGACCGACGGGGCCTACCAGTCGATCAGTCTGTGGTTCCGGACGACCGACACCGATCAGGTGCTCTACTCGTACCAGAAGGATCCGATCACAGCGGGAAGTACGGAGGACGGCTTCACACCGGTGATGTACGTCGGCGCGAGCGGCAAGCTGCGGGCGAAGTTCTGGGACGGCGAGTTCGACACGATGGTGACCGCCCAGCGGGTCGACGACGGGCAGTGGCATCACGCGGTGCTGGCCGGAGCGGGTGACAGCCAGGCGCTCTACCTCGACGGAGCGCGCCAGGACACCGCCGACGGCATCATCGACATGTTCCAGTACGGTGGGGCGGCCAACGAGTACGTCGGCGCCGGGTTCCTGGGTGGAAAATGGCCGGACCAGAGCCTTCACAACCCCGTTGTCCACCTCGGATTCGCGAACTTCTTCGACGGGCAGGTCGCGGACGTCGCGTACTTCGACCACTCGCTGACCGGAGCGGACGTCACCGAGCTGTACACGGCGGCGACGAGCCAGAGCTGGCAGCTGTCGAAGGTGACCAGCGCCGAAGGGCGGACGCTGGCGTCGCTGTCGATGGATTCGGTGACCGGGAAGCTGGCGTCGGTGACCGACAGCAACGGTGGGACCTGGGGGTTGGGGACGCCGCGGGTGGCGGGGACGAGCGCTGTGTACGCCGCGGCGGTGCTGTCCTCCGAGCCGACGGACTACTGGCGGTTGCGGGATGCGGCCGGTGCGCAACCTGTCAACGAGACGCGACAGCCGAGTGATTCGTTCGAGTCGGTGAGGTTGGGGGCGGCGGGTCCGTTCGCGGACGGAACGGCGGCGGAGTTCGACGGGGAATCGTCGTCGGTGTACGTGCCAGGGGGGCGGGTGATGCCGGCGGGGCCGCGGTCCCAGGAGCTGTGGTTCAGGACCACGGCGACCAGCGGGGTACTGGTGGGCGCGCCGCTGCCCACGCTCGGTGGCATCCCTTCGCCGGCGCTGTGGATCGACGCCGACGGCCGGTTGCGGGGGCTGACGCCGTCGGAAGATCCGAACGGGCCGTTGACGGGGATCGCCGGCAAGTGCGCGGAGTGGGACAAGGCCGACAACAGCGTGCGGCTGCGCACCTGCAACGGTGAGTGGGAGCAGAGCTGGCTCTTCGACCGCGAAAGCCAGCAGCTGCGCCAAGGCACCAAATGTCTGGGTCTGACCGGTCAGGCGACCGGCAACGGCACCCTGGTCCAGGTGCAGGACTGTTCGAGCAGCTCGAGGCAGCAGTGGGCGCCGGACCGGGACGCATGGCGCAATGTGGGTGCCGGCCGTTGCCTGGAGGTGCCCGGCTCGTTGACTACGGACGGCACCCAGCTGGCGATCCGCAACTGCAACGACCAGGCCAATCAGTCGTGGGCGTTCGCGTTGGTGTCGGCGGTGCCGGTCAACGACGGCAAGTGGCACCACGCGGTGCTGACCGCGAGCAAGGAATCCACCGGCACGGCCCAGTCGCTGTACCTGGACGGCGTGCACGTGCAGACCACCACGAGTGCCGAGCCGTTCGACGGGGCACCTCCGCTCAGCCGCGCGAGCCTGGGCGCGGGGTACGTGGACAACGGTTGGTCGGGGTTCCCGGAGGAAATATGGGTCGCGCTCTACGCGGGTTCGTTGGCGGAGGTCGCGCTCTACGACCGGGCGTTGAGCGCGGACGAGGTGGCGTTGCACTACGAGTCGGTGGGTCGGACGGTGCCGTTGGTAGTGACTGCGGCGGGCGATGAGGTTGCCGAGTCGTCGTTGTCGGAGACGGCGGCGGGTGGGTTGCCGGTCGAGGTGTTGCCGCCGGGTGCGGTGCGGGTCGACGAGGCGGCGGAGCACGTGCAGACGACGACGGTGTCGAATCCGGTGAAGATCGTGTCGGTGACCGGTCCGGGTGGCAACGAGGTGTCGTACTCGTACGACCTGGTGTCGGGGCGGAGGGTGTCGCAGACCGACGCGTTGGGTCAGACGACGTTGTACGGCTATGACACGGGTGGGTTCACGAGTCTGGTGTACGACCCGAACGGGAACGTGACCCGGTCGGTGCAGGACGAGCGGGGCAACACCATCCAGGAGGTGACCTGCCAGGATCAGGCCGCGGACAAGTGTTCCAGCAGCTACTACCGCTACTTCTGGAACAGCGACAACGTGGCGGATCCGCGGAACGACCGGCTGATTGAGCTGCGCGGCCCGGGCTCGGATAGCGCGCAGGACAACGAATACCTCAGCCGCTACTCATACGACCACAAGGGCAACCTGACCGAGTTGCGGGACCCGGTCGGCCGGCAGATGAGAATCACCTATGGCGTGTCTGGCAGGTCGGCAGGTATGCCTTTGCGGGTGCTGGACTTCTCCGCCGGATCCCAGGAGATCACGTACACCACGGCGGGTGACGTGGCCGGGGTGTTGGACGCGGCGAATGCGGAGACGACGTTCACGTACGACGGGTTGGGTCGGACGTTGACGGAGACGGTGGTGACGTCGTCGTTTCCGCAGGGGCGGACGACGTCGTTCACGTACGACTCGGTGGGTCGGGTGGTGACGCGGACGGGTCCGGCGGTGACGGACCGGGTGTCGGGTGCGGTGCATCGGGCGGTGACGCGTTTTTCGTACAGCGTGGACGGGTTCCTGGTGGAGGAGCGGGTGAGTGACGCGTCGGGTGGGGATGTGGCCCGGGTCAGTACCTGGTCGTACGACTGGCACGGTCGTCGGTCGGCGTCGGTGGACGCCGAGGGCGCGGTGACCGGCTACGGCTATGACGTGTACGGGCACCTGGTGGAGCAGACCGATCCGGACGGTGTGGTGAACGCCTACGAGGTGGATGTCAACGGGAATGTGCTGTCGCGGACGGTGAAGGGGTTCACCGGGGATCCGAATGATCCGACGGATCCGGTGGATCTGGTGGTGGAGTCGAACGTGTACGACCCGGCGGGTCGGTTGGCGTCGGCCACGGACGCGATGGGCTTTGTGACGCGGTACACGTATACCGATGATGGGCGGACGGCGTCGGTGACCCGCTCCGACGGTGACAGTTCGTTCCTGCTGGAGGGCAACGGTTACGACGCGGCGGGGAACCTGGTTGAGCAGGTCACCGACAACGGTGCGACGGTGACGGCGTTCGAGTACGACGCTGCGGGTCGGCAGGTGCGGAGTGTGCTGGATCCGGGCGGCCTGGAGCGGGTGTCCGAGGTGGCGTTGTCGCCGGCTGACCGGGTGTTGTCGCGGGTGGATCGGGACGCTGCGGGGGAGGCGTTGTCGGTCGTCGATTATGCGTATGACGTGTTGGGTCGTCCGGTGTCGCAGACCCGGTATCTGTCGGCGGACCGGATGGTGACGCCGGTGGCGCGGTGGCGGTTGGACGAGGCGGGTGGGACGACGGCCGCTGACTCGGCGGGTAACAGTCCGGGTACGGCCACGGACGTGGTCTGGGCGTCGGATGCCGAGCGGGGTCGGGTCGCGTCGTTCAATGGTTCGTCGTCGCGGATCGTCACCGATGCGCCGGTGGTGGACACCACCCGGCCGTACACGGTCGCCGCCTGGGTGAAGGTGGACGACGTCGCGGCTGACGCTCTGGTACTGGAGATACCCGGCTCCGCCCGCCTGGGTCGGACCGCGTTCCTTGCCGCCTTGCAACTGAGCTTCGACTCCGCCACCGATGGATGGCGGATGACCATGACCGAGCAGGTGGGCCCGGGCGCCTACGTGACCCGCGATCAGACCTTCGGCCAGGGCACGGTGCAGGCGGGCGAGTGGCAGCACGTGGCCATCGGGCTGAACCCGCTCTCCGGATCGACCACGGTGTACCTCGACGGCGTCTACATCGGTCACTTTTTGGCGCTGAGCAACCAGGCGCGGGGCGGTCTGCGGATCGGTGGCGGGCTCAAGGGGGCCGTCTCCGATCTGCAGATCTATCAGGGGGTGCCGGGCGACGACGGCTGGGCCGCTGGGGTGATGGCGGGTGCGGTGCCGGTGGCGGATGCGGGGGTGTCGCGGACGAGTTATGTGGTTGATGAGGCGGGTCTGGCGACGTCGGTGGTGGATCCGTTGGGTCAGGCGACGTTTGTGGAGTATGACGAGGCGGATCGTCCGGTGGTGACGACGGGTCCGGCGGTGCAGGTGGAGTCGGGTGAGTTGGATGGTCCGGTGGTGTCGGCCCGGCCGGTGGAGCGGGTTGGTTACAACACGTTCGGTGAGGTGGTTGCGGAGTCGGATCCGAACGGGGCGGTGACGACGTTCGGGGTGGATCGGGTGGGTCGGCCGGTGGAGGTGCGGTTGCCGAGCTACACGCCGCCGGGGAGTTTGACCCCGGTCACTCCGGTCAGGACGGCGAGTTACGACAGTCTGGGGCAGGTGGTGTCGCAGACGGATCCGCTTGGCCGGGTCACGGAGTTCGACTATGACCAGTTGGGTCGGGTGGTGACGCGGGTGGCGCCGGACGGTGGCACGTCGACGGCGCGCTACGACCTGGTGGGCAATGTGTTGGCGGTCACGGATCCGACGGGTGCGGTGGCCGGTAGTGGTTACGACTTCCTGGGTCGGGTCACGAGTGTGAGTGAGGCGGTGCGGCAGACCGGTCAGGTGCACACGACGACGGTGGGTTATGACGCCGCCGGGCGGTTGTCGTCGGTGCGGTCGCCGGCGGGGGTGACGGTCGGGTACGGCTACAACGCTGCTGGTGAGGTGACGGGTGTGGTCGACGGTGCGGGGCAGACCCGGGGTGTCGTCCACGACGGGTTGGGTCGTGCGGTGAAGGAGGTCAATCCGGACGGTACGTACACCACCACGGGTTACGACATGTTGTCCCGGCCGGTGTCTGCGGCGGCGTTCCGGGCGTCCGGCGGGGCGGCGTTGGCCACGTCGAGTTGGACCTACGACGCCGCCGGCAACACCGTGTCGGCGACGGACGCGCGGGGCACGGTGACGCGGTTCGGTTATGACGCGGCGGGGTTGTTGCGGACGCAGTCCGAGCCGGTGGATGCGGCGACGACGATCGAGTCGTCGTTCGGGTATGACCTGGCGGGGAATCCGACGCGGTTCACTGACGGTCGTGGTCAGGCGTTCCGGTCGACGTACAACGTGTGGGGGTTGCCGCAGTCGCGGATCGAGCCGGTGACGGCGGCGTATCCGGATGCTGCGGACCGGACGTTCACGACGGTGTACGACGTGGCCGGGCAGCCGGTGTCGCAGCGTGCCCCGGGTGGGGTGGCGCGGACCCTGGTCTACGACGACGCGGGCCGGTTGGTGCGTCAGTCCGGCTCCGGTGCGGAGGCGGCCACCACGGATCGGACGTACGGCTACGACGCGGCGGGTCGGTTGGTGGAGTTCTCCGCGCCGGGGGGCAGCAATCAGGTCGTGTACGACGATCGGGGCCTGCCGTTGTCGGTGACCGGTCCGTCGGGGGACGCGGCGTTCACGTACACGGCGGACGGGTTGATGGCGTCGCGGGATGACGCGGCGGGGTTGACCGAGTACGGGTATGACGGTGCGGGCCGGTTGGCGTCGGTGGACAACACGGACATGGGCACGGCGATCGGCTACACGTATGACGTGATGTCGGCGGTGTCGTCGATGACGTTCGGGACGTCGGGGAACCGGCGGGTGTTCGCCTACGACGATCTGCACCGGTTGACCAGTGACCGGTTGGTGTCGTCGGGTGGGTCGACGATCGCGTCGATCAGCTACGGCTGGGACGTCAATGGTAACGAGACCAGTAGGACGGTCACCCGTGGCTCGTCGACGACGGTCAACACGTACAGCTACGATCTGGCGGACCGGTTGACGTCGTGGGACGACGGGAACACGACGGTCGGTTACCGCTACGACAGGGCGGGGAACCGGACCGGGGTCGGGGATGTCGACTACGTGTACGACGCCCGTAACCGCCTTGTGTCGGACAGTACCGGTGTCGGTTACCAGTACACGGCGCGGGGCACCCGCAGCGCGGCTGGTGGTGCGGCGACGGTGTCGGACGCGTTCGACCAGGTGGTTGAGCACGTTCCGGCGGGTGGTAACGCCCGGGTGTTCGACTACGACGGGTTGGGTCGGGCGTTGCGGGACGGCTGGGAGTACACCGGTCTGGGTAACCATCTCGCGCGGGACAGTTCCAACGCGTTGTTCACCCGGGATCCGGGTGGTGGTGTGGTCGGGGCGCGGCACAACACCACGCGCCGGTTGGTGTGGACGGATCTGCACGGTGACGTGGTCGCCCAGTTGAACCCGGCCGGGGCGTCGGTGACCGGCAGCCGCACCTATTCGCCGTTGGGTGAGGTGACCGCGGACAGCGGCATGCTCGGTGACCTCGGCTACCAGTCGGAGTGGACCGACATCCGCAGCGGGCAGGTCAACATGCATGCCCGCTGGTACGACCCGGTGACGGCGCAGTTCGGTGCCCGCGACAACCTGACCGTCAGCCCGGTGCCGGACTCGGTCCGGGCCAACCGCTACCAGTACGGCGACGGCAGCCCGTTGACGGTGGTCGACCCCACCGGCCACGTCGGAGAGCGGTTGACGAAGGGCTGGGACGACTTCACCGACTGGGCCGGCGACAGATGGGAAGACGTCACCGACTGGGTCGGCGACCGGTACGAAGACGCGACGAAGCTTGTCAACGACATCAAACAGAACGTGCAGCAGACGTACCAGGACGCCGCCCGGGCATTCGAAGCCGGTCTCGACCAGATCGGACAGTGGGCCCGTACGGCCCATGACTGGATCGTCGAGCACAAGGCCGCGATCGTCGGCGCGATCGTCGGCATGGTCGTCGAGGCCGGCTGCCTGGTCGCGATCGGTTGGACCGGTGTCGGGGCGGTCGCCTGCGGCATGGTCGGCGGCATGACCGATGCCCTGGTCGCCGGCCTCATCGACGGCAAGAGAGGCTTGGAGCTGCTGCAGGACGTCGCGATCGGCGGCCTGGCCGGTGGCCTCGGCGGCGCCCTGCCGATGATGGGCCCCGCTGCCGGTAAAGCCCTCGGCAAGCTCGGCTCCACCGGGGCGAAGAAGGTCGCCGGTACGAGCCTCGGCAAGGCCGCCGCCAGGGTCGGCGCGAAGGCCGTCGCCGGGGCCCGGTCGTTCAGCCGGGCGGTCACCCGCAAAGCCGACGACGCGTCCCGGGCGGTGTCCCGCGGCTCCAGCCGGTCCACCCGGGAAGCCGCCGAACACACCGACGACGCCGCCCGCGCTGGCGGGAGCCGGGTCGACGACGCCGCCGGGACTGGTGGCAGCCGGGTCGACGACGCCGCCGACGGGACGGCGGACGGGGCCGCCGGCTGCATGCTGCACAGTTTCGCCCCGGACACCCGGGTGCGGATGGCCGACGGCAGCACCAAGCCGATCGGCGAGGTGGAGCTCGGTGACGAGGTGCTGGCGACCGACCCGGCCACGGGGCGGAGCTCCGCCCGGCCGGTGCGGGTGCTGCACGGTCACGTCGACCGGGAGTTGACCGATGTCACGGTCATCGACACCACGACCGGTGAGAGCGCGGTGGTCGAGACGACCGCCCGGCACCCGTTCTGGAATGTCGACACCAACAGGTGGACCGACGCCGCGGACCTGCGTCCGGGTGACCGGTTGCGCAGTCCGGACGGCGAGACCAGCCAGCGGGTCGCGGCGGTCCGGGTGTGGACCGGCCTGAAGTGGATGCGCGACCTCACCGTCGGCGGCGTCCACACCTACTACGTCCTTGCTGGTGAGGCGCCGGTCCTGGTGCACAACTGCAGCCGGAAGACCACGTTGCTCGGCCGGTTCGCGGACATCAAGCGGTACATGCTCGATCGGCCCAGTGGAGCCTTCGACGCGGACTTCCTGAACATCAGGGGGACGTTGAACAACGGTAAGGGCGGCGTGGGTGGCTGGAACTGGACGCGGAACAAGCGGTTCATCAACGACGCTTTCGCCAACGGCAACGAGGTGCGGATCGTGACCAACCCCAACGTTCCGAACTATGCGGGTGGGAACGTGTTCCAGCGGGAGTTGAAGTACCTTCGGGACAAGGGCTACGGGTGGGCGCCCGTGGGTGACCACTGGTTGGTCACCAAGGTCCGACCGTAG